The following coding sequences are from one Streptomyces sp. NBC_01232 window:
- the ftsH gene encoding ATP-dependent zinc metalloprotease FtsH produces the protein MPSPTPVPPRDRADTPWRSEGAPPTPAPKKRMPGGWRGLILAALIVYLVTNLVLSFFNEGDEPTISYTEFSKQVAAGNVSKIYSKGDAIQGQLKAAQPLPDGDKGDYTKFVTQRPAFADDALWADLTQQNVTVTASPVVVQRSFLANLLISLAPMLLLVLLWVVIARRMGSGAGGMGALGRKAPPRPVELETGDRRTTFEDVAGIDEVEGELNDVVDFLKNPQEYRKMGARMPGGVLLSGPPGTGKTLLARAVAGEAGVPFFSASASEFIEMIVGVGASRVRELFTEARKVAPAIIFIDEIDTIGRARGGGSAMGGHDEREQTLNQILTEMDGFSGSEGVIVLAATNRADVLDPALTRPGRFDRMVVVSPPDRAGREAILRIHTRDIPLAEGVDLAQVARITPGMTGADLANLANEAALLAVKRQQKQVTQSDLSDALEKVQLGAERPLVMPEEERRRTAYHESGHALLGMLQPGADPVRKITIVPRGRALGVTLSTPDADRYAYTEEYLRGRIIGALGGMAAEHVVYDLITTGAENDLEQVTNIVRGMVGRWGMSERIGRLTAIPSDGQSPYGLSAAPATLDAVDHEMRRIVDECYIEACRLLREHRPQLDALAQALLASETLDEPAAYAAAGITRMTKAYGAD, from the coding sequence GTGCCCAGCCCCACCCCCGTACCTCCCCGAGACAGGGCCGACACGCCCTGGCGCTCGGAAGGCGCACCGCCCACCCCCGCGCCGAAGAAGAGGATGCCGGGCGGCTGGCGCGGGCTCATCCTGGCCGCTCTGATCGTCTACCTGGTGACCAACCTGGTGCTGTCCTTCTTCAACGAGGGCGACGAGCCGACGATCTCGTACACCGAGTTCAGCAAGCAGGTCGCCGCCGGAAACGTCTCCAAGATCTACTCCAAGGGCGACGCCATCCAGGGCCAGCTGAAGGCCGCGCAGCCCCTGCCCGACGGGGACAAGGGCGACTACACCAAATTCGTCACCCAGCGCCCGGCCTTCGCCGACGACGCGCTGTGGGCCGACCTCACCCAGCAGAACGTGACCGTGACAGCCTCCCCGGTCGTCGTGCAGCGCAGCTTCCTCGCCAACCTGCTGATCTCGCTCGCCCCGATGCTCCTCCTGGTCCTGCTGTGGGTGGTCATCGCCCGCCGGATGGGCTCCGGAGCGGGAGGGATGGGCGCACTGGGCCGCAAGGCCCCGCCCAGGCCGGTGGAGCTGGAGACGGGCGACAGGCGCACCACCTTCGAGGACGTGGCCGGCATCGACGAGGTCGAGGGCGAGCTCAACGACGTCGTCGACTTCCTCAAGAACCCGCAGGAGTACCGGAAGATGGGCGCCCGGATGCCCGGCGGGGTCCTGCTCTCCGGCCCGCCCGGCACGGGCAAGACCCTGCTGGCGAGGGCGGTCGCGGGCGAGGCGGGGGTGCCCTTCTTCTCCGCCTCCGCCTCCGAGTTCATCGAGATGATCGTCGGAGTCGGCGCCTCCCGCGTGCGCGAACTGTTCACCGAGGCGCGGAAGGTGGCTCCCGCCATCATCTTCATCGACGAGATCGACACCATCGGCCGGGCCCGCGGCGGGGGCAGTGCCATGGGCGGGCACGACGAACGCGAACAGACCCTCAACCAGATCCTCACCGAGATGGACGGCTTCTCCGGCTCGGAGGGCGTGATCGTCCTCGCGGCCACCAACCGCGCCGACGTGCTGGACCCGGCGCTGACCCGCCCCGGCCGCTTCGACCGCATGGTGGTCGTCTCCCCGCCCGACCGGGCCGGCCGCGAGGCCATCCTGCGCATCCACACCCGGGACATCCCGCTCGCCGAGGGCGTGGACCTCGCGCAGGTGGCCCGCATCACGCCCGGCATGACCGGAGCGGACCTGGCCAACCTGGCCAACGAGGCCGCCCTGCTGGCCGTCAAGCGCCAGCAGAAGCAGGTCACCCAGTCGGACCTGTCGGACGCCCTGGAGAAGGTCCAGCTGGGCGCCGAGCGACCGCTGGTCATGCCGGAGGAGGAGCGCCGGCGCACCGCCTACCACGAGAGCGGCCACGCACTGCTGGGCATGCTCCAGCCGGGCGCCGACCCGGTCCGCAAGATCACGATCGTTCCCCGCGGCCGCGCACTCGGCGTCACCCTCTCGACCCCGGACGCGGACCGGTACGCCTACACCGAGGAGTACCTGCGCGGCCGCATCATCGGCGCCCTCGGCGGCATGGCGGCCGAGCACGTCGTCTACGACCTCATCACCACCGGAGCCGAGAACGACCTGGAGCAGGTGACCAACATCGTCCGAGGCATGGTCGGCCGCTGGGGCATGAGCGAGCGGATCGGCCGCCTCACCGCGATCCCCTCCGACGGACAGAGCCCCTACGGCCTGTCCGCCGCCCCCGCCACCCTCGACGCCGTCGACCACGAGATGCGGCGCATCGTGGACGAGTGCTACATCGAGGCCTGCCGGCTGCTGCGCGAGCACCGCCCGCAGCTGGACGCCCTGGCGCAGGCCCTCCTCGCCAGCGAGACCCTGGACGAACCGGCCGCCTACGCCGCCGCGGGCATCACCCGGATGACGAAGGCGTACGGCGCCGACTGA
- a CDS encoding methyltransferase type 11 — protein sequence MTPTPTATLVARDWAEIQERMLVPLYEAVYDRLEVGPGDRLLGLDCGAGLALLLAAGRGAAATGVEADPARRALARERLLEVLAAPPEPASPPRPYDALLAFSPAPAALAAALPAVRRGGAVVLADWGPAERCTVPSVLGGGPAPRDLDALVERAGLRPDGSGRVFCPFGYADVDSAVRGLLSTGLYDRTADPVLAEKELAEALHPFERSDGAVWLPNIFRYVIARVD from the coding sequence ATGACACCGACGCCGACGGCGACGCTCGTCGCCCGGGACTGGGCGGAGATCCAGGAACGGATGCTTGTACCGCTGTACGAGGCGGTCTACGACCGGCTGGAGGTCGGGCCGGGTGACCGGCTGCTCGGCCTGGACTGCGGGGCGGGCCTGGCCCTGCTGCTGGCGGCCGGGCGGGGAGCCGCGGCCACGGGCGTGGAGGCGGATCCGGCCCGGCGGGCACTGGCCCGTGAGCGGCTGCTGGAGGTACTGGCGGCCCCGCCGGAGCCTGCTTCGCCGCCCCGGCCGTACGACGCCCTGCTCGCCTTCTCCCCGGCCCCCGCGGCCCTGGCGGCGGCCCTGCCCGCGGTCCGCCGCGGCGGGGCGGTGGTGCTGGCCGACTGGGGGCCCGCGGAGCGCTGCACGGTGCCCTCGGTCCTGGGCGGTGGGCCCGCGCCGCGGGATCTGGACGCCCTGGTGGAGCGGGCCGGGCTGAGACCGGACGGTTCCGGGCGGGTGTTCTGCCCGTTCGGGTACGCGGACGTGGACAGCGCGGTACGCGGACTGCTGTCGACCGGGCTCTACGACCGCACGGCCGATCCCGTGCTGGCGGAGAAGGAACTGGCCGAGGCGCTTCACCCGTTCGAGCGGTCCGACGGCGCCGTGTGGCTGCCGAACATCTTCCGGTATGTGATCGCCAGGGTGGACTGA
- the proS gene encoding proline--tRNA ligase: protein MAKAPVLTPQAEDFPRWYQDLINKAELADNGPVRGTMVIRPYGYGLWERMQQEMDARIKDAGAQNAYFPLFIPQSYLTKEAEHVEGFAPELAVVTHGGGKELEEPVVVRPTSETIINDYFSKWVQSYRDLPLLINQWANVVRWEMRPRVFLRTSEFLWQEGHTAHATYEDARDYAARIHTDVYGDFMTNVLGIDVVLGRKTAKERFAGAINTLTLEGMMGDGKALQLGTSHELGTNFAKAFNTQYLSKEGKQELVWQTSWGVSTRMVGGLIMSHGDDNGLRVPPRLAHVQVVVMAIKGDEAVAKVRELGAQLKAAGLRVFVDDRVDTPFGRRAVDWELKGVPVRIEIGPRDLEAGTAMLARRIPGGKTPVQIDALADLLPKVLDEDQAQLLRESRERREARTSDVATIGEAAEAAIAGGWARIPWADLGPEGEAKLAEQAVSVRCLIAEDGSVPEADDAPGTLAIVARSY from the coding sequence ATGGCAAAGGCACCCGTTCTCACCCCGCAGGCGGAGGATTTCCCCCGCTGGTACCAGGATCTGATCAACAAGGCCGAGCTGGCCGACAATGGTCCGGTCCGCGGCACCATGGTCATCCGACCGTACGGCTACGGCCTGTGGGAGCGGATGCAGCAGGAGATGGACGCGCGCATCAAGGACGCTGGCGCCCAGAACGCGTACTTCCCGCTGTTCATCCCGCAGTCGTACCTGACGAAGGAAGCGGAGCACGTCGAGGGCTTCGCCCCCGAGCTCGCGGTCGTCACGCACGGCGGCGGCAAGGAGCTGGAAGAGCCGGTCGTCGTCCGGCCCACCTCCGAGACGATCATCAACGACTACTTCTCCAAGTGGGTCCAGAGCTACCGTGACCTGCCCCTGCTGATCAACCAGTGGGCCAACGTGGTCCGCTGGGAGATGCGCCCGCGCGTGTTCCTCCGTACGAGCGAGTTCCTCTGGCAGGAGGGCCACACGGCCCACGCCACCTACGAGGACGCCCGCGACTACGCGGCCCGCATCCACACGGACGTCTACGGCGACTTCATGACGAACGTGCTCGGCATCGACGTCGTGCTCGGCCGCAAGACCGCCAAGGAGCGCTTCGCCGGCGCCATCAACACCCTCACCCTCGAGGGCATGATGGGCGACGGCAAGGCCCTGCAGCTGGGCACGAGCCACGAGCTCGGCACCAACTTCGCCAAGGCCTTCAACACGCAGTACCTGTCGAAGGAAGGCAAGCAGGAGCTCGTCTGGCAGACCTCGTGGGGCGTCTCGACCCGCATGGTCGGCGGCCTGATCATGTCGCACGGCGACGACAACGGCCTGCGCGTCCCGCCGCGCCTCGCGCACGTCCAGGTCGTCGTCATGGCGATCAAGGGCGACGAGGCCGTGGCCAAGGTCCGCGAGCTGGGTGCCCAGCTCAAGGCGGCCGGCCTGCGCGTGTTCGTCGACGACCGCGTCGACACCCCCTTCGGCCGCCGCGCCGTGGACTGGGAGCTCAAGGGCGTACCGGTCCGCATCGAGATCGGCCCCCGCGACCTGGAGGCCGGCACCGCGATGCTGGCCCGCCGGATCCCGGGCGGGAAGACCCCGGTGCAGATCGACGCCCTCGCCGACCTGCTGCCCAAGGTGCTGGACGAGGACCAGGCGCAGCTGCTGCGCGAGTCCCGCGAGCGCCGCGAGGCCCGTACGTCCGACGTCGCGACCATCGGGGAGGCCGCCGAGGCCGCCATCGCCGGCGGCTGGGCGCGGATCCCGTGGGCCGACCTCGGTCCCGAGGGCGAGGCGAAGCTGGCGGAGCAGGCCGTCTCCGTGCGCTGCCTGATCGCCGAGGACGGGTCGGTCCCGGAGGCGGACGACGCCCCCGGTACGCTCGCGATCGTCGCGCGCTCGTACTGA
- the rpsP gene encoding 30S ribosomal protein S16 codes for MAVKIKLKRLGKIRQPHYRIVVADARTRRDGRAIEEIGIYHPTYNPSRIEVNAERAQYWLSVGAQPTEAVLAILKLTGDWQAHKGLPAPAPLLQPETKESKRRSFDEFAKALEGIGEGKGEAITQKAKKADKKADEAEAAAESTEA; via the coding sequence GTGGCAGTCAAGATCAAGCTCAAGCGCCTCGGCAAGATTCGCCAGCCGCACTACCGCATCGTCGTCGCCGACGCCCGTACCCGTCGGGACGGTCGCGCGATCGAAGAGATCGGTATCTACCACCCGACCTACAACCCGTCGCGCATCGAGGTCAACGCCGAGCGTGCGCAGTACTGGCTGTCCGTCGGCGCCCAGCCCACCGAGGCTGTGCTCGCCATCCTGAAGCTGACCGGTGACTGGCAGGCCCACAAGGGTCTCCCCGCCCCCGCGCCGCTCCTGCAGCCGGAGACGAAGGAGAGCAAGCGTCGCTCCTTCGACGAGTTCGCCAAGGCCCTCGAGGGCATCGGCGAGGGCAAGGGCGAGGCCATCACGCAGAAGGCGAAGAAGGCCGACAAGAAGGCGGACGAGGCTGAGGCCGCCGCCGAGTCGACCGAGGCCTGA
- a CDS encoding RNA-binding protein, whose protein sequence is MLEEALEHLVKGIVDNPDEVQVASRNLRRGQVLEVRVHPDDLGKVIGRNGRTARALRTVVGAIGGRGIRVDLVDVDQVR, encoded by the coding sequence ATGCTCGAGGAGGCTCTTGAGCACCTCGTAAAGGGCATTGTGGACAACCCCGACGAAGTGCAGGTCGCCTCGCGCAACCTGCGTCGCGGGCAGGTGCTCGAGGTCCGGGTCCACCCCGACGACCTCGGCAAGGTGATCGGCCGCAACGGCCGCACCGCACGTGCTCTGCGCACCGTCGTGGGCGCCATCGGCGGCCGGGGGATCCGCGTCGACCTCGTCGACGTGGACCAGGTCCGCTGA
- the rimM gene encoding ribosome maturation factor RimM (Essential for efficient processing of 16S rRNA), whose amino-acid sequence MELVVARIGRAHGIKGEVTVEVRTDEPELRLGPGAVLRTDPATAGPLTIETGRVHSGRLLLRFAGVKDRTGAEALRNILLIAEVDPAELPEEPDEYYDHQLMDLDVVLEDGTEIGRITEISHLPSQDLFIVERPDGTEVMIPFVEEIVAEIDLDEQRCVITPPPGLIDERDAIVVSTRDEEAADADNSEDAPGSKGSKGSGDDA is encoded by the coding sequence GTGGAGTTGGTAGTCGCGCGGATCGGCCGCGCCCACGGCATCAAGGGTGAGGTCACCGTCGAGGTGCGCACCGACGAGCCGGAACTGCGGCTCGGTCCCGGCGCCGTGCTCAGGACGGACCCCGCGACGGCGGGACCTCTGACGATCGAGACGGGCCGCGTGCACAGCGGGCGGCTGCTGCTCCGTTTCGCGGGGGTCAAGGACCGCACCGGCGCCGAGGCGCTGCGCAACATCCTCCTGATCGCCGAGGTCGACCCGGCAGAGCTGCCGGAGGAGCCCGACGAGTACTACGACCACCAGCTGATGGACCTGGACGTGGTGCTGGAGGACGGCACCGAGATCGGCCGGATCACCGAGATCTCCCACCTGCCCTCGCAGGACCTCTTCATCGTCGAGCGGCCGGACGGCACCGAGGTGATGATCCCCTTCGTGGAGGAGATCGTCGCCGAGATCGACCTGGACGAGCAGCGCTGTGTCATCACCCCGCCGCCCGGGCTGATCGACGAGCGCGACGCCATCGTCGTATCGACCCGTGACGAGGAAGCGGCGGACGCCGACAACTCCGAGGACGCCCCGGGTTCCAAGGGTTCCAAGGGCTCCGGGGACGACGCCTGA
- the trmD gene encoding tRNA (guanosine(37)-N1)-methyltransferase TrmD, with amino-acid sequence MRLDVVTIFPEYLEPLNVSLVGKARARGQLDVHVHDLRDWTYDRHNTVDDTPYGGGPGMVMKTEPWGEALDSALADGYEAGAHGPVVVVPTPSGRPFTQELAVELSERPWLIFTPARYEGIDRRVMDEYATRMPVYEVSIGDYVLAGGEAAVLVVTEAVARLLPGVLGNAESHRDDSFAPGEMANLLEGPVYTKPPVWRGRDIPEVLLSGHHGKIARWRRDEAFRRTAQNRPDLIERCEAAGFDKKDREILSVLGWQPSADGRFWRRPQAVEE; translated from the coding sequence ATGCGTCTCGACGTCGTCACGATCTTCCCCGAGTACCTGGAGCCGCTGAACGTCTCCCTCGTCGGCAAGGCCCGCGCCCGCGGGCAGCTCGACGTGCACGTGCACGACCTGCGCGACTGGACGTACGACCGGCACAACACCGTGGACGACACGCCGTACGGCGGCGGTCCCGGCATGGTCATGAAGACCGAGCCGTGGGGCGAGGCGCTGGACTCCGCGCTGGCCGACGGCTACGAGGCCGGCGCGCACGGGCCCGTCGTCGTCGTTCCCACGCCCAGCGGCCGGCCCTTCACCCAGGAACTGGCCGTCGAGCTCTCCGAGCGGCCCTGGCTGATCTTCACGCCGGCCCGGTACGAGGGCATCGACCGCCGGGTCATGGACGAGTACGCCACCCGCATGCCGGTGTACGAGGTCTCCATCGGCGACTACGTCCTGGCGGGCGGCGAGGCCGCCGTACTGGTGGTCACCGAGGCCGTGGCCCGGCTGCTGCCCGGGGTGCTCGGCAACGCCGAATCGCACCGCGACGACTCCTTCGCGCCCGGCGAGATGGCGAACCTGCTGGAGGGGCCCGTCTACACCAAGCCCCCCGTGTGGCGGGGCCGGGACATCCCCGAGGTGCTGCTCAGCGGCCACCACGGGAAAATCGCCCGGTGGCGCCGGGACGAGGCCTTCCGCCGCACCGCGCAGAACCGGCCGGACCTGATCGAGCGCTGCGAGGCCGCGGGCTTCGACAAGAAGGACCGCGAGATCCTCTCCGTCCTGGGCTGGCAGCCGTCCGCAGACGGCCGATTTTGGCGCAGGCCGCAGGCCGTGGAAGAATAG
- the rplS gene encoding 50S ribosomal protein L19, which yields MSHLLDGVNAAALRSDVPAFRPGDTINVHVRVIEGNRSRIQQFKGVVIRRQGAGVSETFTVRKVSFSVGVERTFPVHSPIFEKIELVTRGDVRRAKLYYLRELRGKAAKIKEKRDR from the coding sequence ATGTCTCACCTGCTCGATGGCGTCAACGCCGCCGCGCTCCGCTCGGACGTCCCGGCCTTCCGCCCGGGTGACACGATCAACGTGCACGTCCGCGTGATCGAGGGCAACCGCTCCCGTATCCAGCAGTTCAAGGGCGTAGTCATCCGCCGCCAGGGTGCCGGTGTCTCCGAGACCTTCACCGTGCGCAAGGTGTCCTTCAGCGTCGGCGTGGAGCGTACCTTCCCGGTCCACTCCCCGATCTTCGAGAAGATCGAGCTCGTCACCCGCGGTGACGTTCGCCGCGCGAAGCTGTACTACCTCCGTGAGCTCCGCGGCAAGGCCGCGAAGATCAAGGAGAAGCGCGACCGCTGA
- the lepB gene encoding signal peptidase I — MDTEAPHTQRGHSSPREGDERPRFALSQTRRTAGGRPLTWRRAGALGVICTVLLLLFSNFVIQPFLIPSRSMEPTLQVGDRVLVNKLAYRFGEQPRRGDLVVFDGTGSFVRERPAGNPVGGLLHGAASALGLAEPSDTDFVKRVVGVGGDDVVCCDAGGRVAVNGVPLDEPYLYPGDAPSVVPFRIVVPLGTLWVMGDHRSQSRDSRDHLGEPGGGMVPVEKVIGRADWIGWPLSRWDSVGGGHG; from the coding sequence ATGGACACCGAAGCACCTCACACGCAGCGCGGCCACTCTTCCCCCCGCGAGGGGGACGAGCGGCCGCGTTTTGCGTTGTCCCAGACGCGGCGGACCGCCGGCGGGCGGCCCCTGACCTGGCGCCGCGCCGGAGCGCTCGGTGTGATCTGCACCGTCCTCCTGCTGCTGTTCAGCAACTTCGTGATCCAGCCCTTCCTGATCCCGAGCCGCTCGATGGAGCCGACGCTGCAGGTCGGGGACCGGGTGCTGGTCAACAAGCTGGCGTACCGTTTCGGCGAGCAGCCGCGCCGCGGCGACCTCGTGGTCTTCGACGGCACGGGCTCCTTCGTACGGGAACGCCCGGCCGGCAATCCGGTCGGCGGCCTGCTGCACGGCGCGGCTTCGGCGCTCGGGCTGGCGGAGCCGTCGGACACCGACTTCGTGAAGCGGGTCGTGGGCGTCGGCGGCGACGACGTGGTGTGCTGTGACGCCGGCGGGCGGGTGGCCGTGAACGGCGTGCCGCTGGACGAGCCGTACCTGTACCCCGGTGACGCCCCCTCGGTGGTGCCGTTCCGGATCGTCGTACCGCTCGGGACCCTCTGGGTCATGGGCGATCATCGTTCCCAGTCCCGGGACTCCCGGGATCACCTGGGCGAGCCGGGTGGGGGGATGGTGCCGGTGGAGAAGGTGATCGGGCGGGCCGACTGGATCGGCTGGCCCCTGTCGCGCTGGGATTCCGTGGGCGGTGGCCATGGGTAG
- the lepB gene encoding signal peptidase I, protein MGSRGRSRGGRQWEPEPEPEPEPEPVPPPVVKNGRVEGGRAERRRTARKVRRRRRTRRAGELPLLVVVALCIALLLKTFLVQAFFIPSGSMEQTIRIGDRVLVDKLTPWFGSKIERGDVVVFKDPGGWLRGEAARPAKDPIVVKQIKEALTFIGLLPSADEQDLIKRVIGVGGDTVKCCDGRGRVTVNGSPLDEPYVNPGNTPSDIPFDIVVPEGRLFVMGDHRANSADSRFHLDEGFQGTIAESGVVGEAVVIAWPFGHWTRLEQPETFRMVPDQARREGRGRRRGRRGVPFA, encoded by the coding sequence ATGGGTAGCCGCGGACGGTCGCGGGGCGGACGGCAGTGGGAACCCGAGCCGGAACCCGAGCCGGAGCCGGAGCCCGTACCGCCCCCGGTGGTCAAGAACGGCCGGGTGGAGGGCGGCCGGGCCGAACGGCGCCGGACAGCCCGCAAGGTGCGCCGCAGGCGCCGCACGCGCCGGGCCGGCGAGCTGCCGCTGCTGGTCGTCGTGGCGCTGTGCATAGCCCTGCTCCTGAAGACCTTCCTGGTGCAGGCCTTCTTCATTCCGTCGGGCTCCATGGAGCAGACCATCCGGATCGGCGACCGGGTCCTCGTGGACAAGCTGACCCCGTGGTTCGGCTCCAAGATCGAGCGCGGCGACGTCGTCGTGTTCAAGGACCCCGGCGGCTGGCTCAGGGGCGAGGCGGCCCGTCCGGCCAAGGACCCGATCGTGGTCAAGCAGATCAAGGAGGCGCTGACCTTCATCGGCCTGCTGCCCTCGGCCGACGAACAGGACCTGATCAAGCGGGTCATCGGGGTCGGCGGGGACACCGTCAAGTGCTGCGACGGCAGGGGCCGGGTCACCGTCAACGGCTCGCCGCTCGATGAGCCGTACGTGAACCCGGGCAACACCCCTTCGGACATTCCGTTCGACATCGTGGTGCCGGAGGGCCGGCTCTTCGTGATGGGTGACCACCGCGCGAATTCGGCCGACTCCCGTTTCCATCTCGACGAGGGCTTTCAGGGCACCATCGCCGAGAGCGGAGTGGTGGGGGAGGCCGTCGTGATTGCCTGGCCGTTCGGCCACTGGACCCGGCTGGAGCAGCCGGAGACCTTCCGCATGGTGCCCGATCAGGCACGGCGCGAGGGACGCGGCCGTCGGCGTGGCCGTCGGGGCGTGCCGTTCGCATAG
- the lepB gene encoding signal peptidase I, with amino-acid sequence MAVGARSGRDEGEERPDDAVEREAEEDGDAKEHAHRSFWKELPLLIGIALLLALLIKTFLVQAFSIPSDSMQNTLQRGDRVLVDKLTPWFGSEPERGEVVVFHDPADWLSGEPTPEPNLFQQVLSKIGLMPDAAEKDLIKRTIAIGGDTVECKKGGPVVVNGKALDEPYIFPGNTACDDAPFGPITVPKGKIWVMGDHRQNSQDSRYHMQDSTQGFVPVDKVVGRAVVVAWPLTRWSTLPVPDTFDQPGIGNQAAATALGLGAAGLAPVGLGPAALGLTGAVPLVMWRRRKLTSGRTDG; translated from the coding sequence GTGGCGGTAGGCGCACGGTCCGGGCGCGACGAGGGCGAGGAGCGGCCGGACGACGCCGTCGAGCGTGAGGCCGAGGAGGACGGCGACGCCAAGGAACATGCGCACCGGTCCTTCTGGAAGGAGCTCCCGCTCCTCATCGGCATCGCCCTGCTGCTTGCCCTGCTGATCAAGACCTTCCTGGTCCAGGCGTTCTCCATCCCGTCCGACTCGATGCAGAACACCCTGCAGCGCGGCGACCGGGTACTGGTGGACAAGCTGACCCCCTGGTTCGGATCCGAGCCCGAGCGGGGCGAGGTCGTGGTCTTCCACGACCCGGCGGACTGGCTGTCCGGAGAGCCCACCCCCGAGCCGAACCTCTTCCAGCAGGTGCTCAGCAAGATCGGCCTGATGCCGGACGCCGCCGAGAAGGACCTGATCAAGCGGACCATCGCCATCGGCGGGGACACGGTCGAGTGCAAGAAGGGGGGACCGGTCGTCGTCAACGGCAAGGCGCTGGACGAGCCGTACATCTTCCCCGGCAACACCGCGTGCGACGACGCCCCGTTCGGCCCGATCACCGTGCCCAAGGGCAAGATCTGGGTCATGGGCGACCACCGGCAGAACTCCCAGGACTCCCGCTACCACATGCAGGACTCCACCCAGGGCTTCGTGCCGGTCGACAAGGTCGTCGGCCGGGCCGTGGTGGTCGCGTGGCCGCTCACCCGCTGGTCGACCCTGCCGGTCCCGGACACCTTCGACCAGCCGGGCATCGGCAACCAGGCCGCGGCGACCGCGCTCGGCCTCGGGGCCGCAGGACTGGCCCCGGTCGGGCTCGGACCGGCCGCGCTGGGGCTCACGGGAGCCGTTCCGCTCGTCATGTGGCGCAGGCGGAAGCTGACCAGCGGCCGTACCGACGGGTAG
- the lepB gene encoding signal peptidase I: MGGTQAIRSGKDGRGGLGNVLSGLAVAIGFALFLGGFVWGAVVYRPYTVPTDSMMPTVRPGDRVLAQRIDGGEVRRGDVVIFTDSMWSDSPMVKRVVGIGGDTVKCCGPAGGLTVNGAPLDEPYADTKGPDTGLAMPPGQTAPTGTPFEVTVPEGNLFLLGDRRAASLDSRAHLQEAGQGTVPRSAVSARVDALAWPTMTMLERPAYAALPGGPSQPGPLLLQVAAVLAGAALVVLGAAYGPLARVLGRGRRKERAGVS; encoded by the coding sequence ATGGGCGGAACACAAGCGATACGCAGTGGCAAGGATGGCCGCGGCGGTCTCGGCAACGTGCTGTCGGGACTCGCCGTGGCCATCGGCTTTGCGCTCTTCCTGGGCGGCTTCGTGTGGGGGGCGGTCGTCTACCGGCCCTACACGGTGCCCACCGACTCGATGATGCCCACCGTGCGGCCCGGGGACCGGGTGCTGGCGCAGCGCATCGACGGCGGCGAGGTGCGCCGCGGGGACGTGGTCATCTTCACTGATTCCATGTGGAGCGACTCACCCATGGTCAAGCGGGTCGTCGGCATCGGCGGCGACACCGTCAAGTGCTGCGGCCCGGCCGGCGGGCTGACGGTGAACGGCGCCCCGCTGGACGAGCCCTACGCCGACACAAAGGGCCCCGATACCGGCCTGGCCATGCCGCCCGGACAGACCGCGCCCACCGGGACCCCCTTCGAGGTGACGGTCCCCGAGGGGAACCTCTTCCTGCTGGGCGACCGGCGGGCCGCCTCCCTGGACTCCCGTGCCCACCTGCAGGAGGCCGGACAGGGCACGGTGCCCCGGTCCGCCGTCAGCGCCCGCGTCGACGCCCTGGCCTGGCCCACCATGACGATGCTGGAGCGGCCGGCGTACGCCGCCCTGCCGGGCGGGCCCTCGCAGCCCGGGCCGCTGCTGCTCCAGGTGGCGGCGGTGCTGGCCGGGGCCGCCCTGGTGGTGCTGGGGGCCGCGTACGGGCCGCTCGCGCGGGTCCTGGGGCGCGGGCGGCGCAAGGAGCGGGCCGGTGTCAGCTGA
- a CDS encoding NUDIX hydrolase yields MSADPAGEHGHRKVSRVILLDPADRILLLHGFEPADPSDDWWFTPGGGLEGAESREQAALRELAEETGITEVELGPVLWHRYCSFPFDGRRWDQDEWYFLARTTQTATEMGGLTELERRSVTGARWWTSEELLAARETVYPTRLAELLRTLLDDGPPGEPVVLAPEIV; encoded by the coding sequence GTGTCAGCTGACCCGGCCGGGGAGCACGGCCACCGGAAGGTGTCGCGGGTGATCCTGCTGGACCCGGCGGACCGCATCCTGCTGCTGCACGGCTTCGAACCGGCCGACCCCTCGGACGACTGGTGGTTCACCCCCGGCGGCGGGCTGGAGGGGGCGGAGAGCCGGGAACAGGCCGCACTGCGGGAGCTGGCGGAGGAGACCGGGATCACCGAGGTGGAGCTGGGTCCGGTGCTGTGGCACCGGTACTGCTCCTTCCCCTTCGACGGACGGCGCTGGGACCAGGACGAGTGGTACTTCCTGGCCCGTACCACCCAGACCGCGACCGAGATGGGCGGCCTCACCGAACTCGAGCGGCGTAGTGTCACCGGAGCCAGGTGGTGGACCTCCGAGGAACTTCTGGCGGCCCGTGAGACGGTGTACCCGACCAGACTCGCCGAGCTGCTCCGTACGCTGCTCGACGACGGTCCTCCGGGTGAGCCGGTGGTCCTGGCCCCGGAAATCGTTTAG